A window of Haloarchaeobius litoreus contains these coding sequences:
- the argS gene encoding arginine--tRNA ligase: MFIAVREEVAAAIEAALDALDLPTDDLGIEEPPEDVDAVLASSVAFRLAGEVGAPPPKVAADIADEIDPDTFDYVGDVTTQGPYINFLPSEAYFEATLAAAQDDDYGHLPDRDESVVVEHTSANPTGPVHVGRARNPIVGDAVANVLEFAGYDVERHYYVNDAGRQMAVFTWAYEHFDEADLDAEPERDRIEYDLVRYYRTGNAFLEDGPADKVDEAEAEIQSIMQGLEEHDEETYERVSEVVDQVLSGMQECLARLPAEFDEFVKETRFMFDGTTDDVVDRLQELDEAVYEEDAWQLDLSEYGIDKKMVFLRSDGTSLYTTRDLAHHEWKFENYDRAVTVLGEDHKLQADQLRQTLDLLGNDVDQLENVIFSWVNLPGGLGMSTRAGTGVDLDDLLDEAIDRARDEVETRMEERIRDDDLNEEDVERIAHQVGIGAVRYDIVSKQPTKAITFEWDQALDFEAQSAPYVQYVHARCCGILDEVDSVPESVDASVLEREESRDLLRVIARFPGVIDEAADDLEPHTVATYTREFAETFNAFYRECRVLGAEDEAVRDARIALVAAARHTIANALSALGVAAPRSM; encoded by the coding sequence ATGTTCATCGCCGTCCGCGAGGAGGTCGCGGCCGCCATCGAGGCTGCCCTCGACGCGCTCGACCTCCCGACAGACGACCTCGGCATCGAAGAGCCACCGGAAGACGTCGACGCCGTGCTGGCGTCGAGCGTCGCCTTCCGGCTGGCCGGCGAGGTCGGCGCGCCACCGCCGAAGGTCGCCGCCGACATCGCCGACGAGATCGACCCCGACACGTTCGACTACGTCGGCGACGTGACCACGCAGGGACCGTACATCAACTTCCTTCCGAGCGAGGCGTACTTCGAGGCGACGCTGGCGGCCGCACAGGACGATGACTACGGCCACCTCCCCGACCGCGACGAAAGCGTCGTCGTCGAGCATACCTCCGCGAACCCGACCGGGCCCGTCCACGTCGGCCGCGCCCGCAACCCCATCGTCGGCGACGCCGTCGCGAACGTGCTGGAGTTCGCCGGCTACGACGTCGAGCGCCACTACTACGTCAACGACGCCGGCCGGCAGATGGCCGTGTTCACGTGGGCCTACGAGCACTTCGACGAGGCGGACCTCGACGCCGAACCGGAGCGCGACCGCATCGAGTACGACCTCGTGCGCTACTACCGCACGGGCAACGCGTTCCTCGAGGACGGCCCCGCGGACAAGGTCGACGAGGCCGAGGCCGAGATCCAGTCCATCATGCAGGGACTGGAGGAGCACGACGAAGAGACCTACGAGCGCGTCAGCGAGGTCGTCGACCAGGTGCTCTCCGGGATGCAGGAGTGCCTCGCCCGTCTGCCCGCCGAGTTCGACGAGTTCGTCAAGGAGACGCGGTTCATGTTCGACGGCACCACCGACGACGTGGTCGACCGCCTGCAGGAGCTCGACGAGGCCGTCTACGAGGAGGACGCCTGGCAGCTCGACCTCTCCGAGTACGGCATCGACAAGAAGATGGTGTTCCTGCGCTCGGACGGCACCAGCCTCTACACGACCCGCGACCTCGCCCACCACGAGTGGAAGTTCGAGAACTACGACCGCGCCGTCACCGTCCTCGGCGAGGACCACAAGCTGCAGGCCGACCAGCTCCGACAGACGCTCGACCTGCTCGGCAACGACGTCGATCAGCTGGAGAACGTCATCTTCTCGTGGGTCAATCTCCCGGGTGGCCTCGGGATGTCCACCCGCGCAGGAACCGGCGTCGACCTCGACGACCTGCTCGACGAGGCCATCGACCGCGCCCGTGACGAGGTCGAGACGCGCATGGAGGAGCGTATCCGCGACGACGACCTGAACGAGGAGGACGTCGAGCGCATCGCCCACCAGGTCGGTATCGGTGCCGTCCGCTACGACATCGTCTCCAAGCAGCCGACGAAGGCCATCACGTTCGAGTGGGACCAGGCGCTCGACTTCGAGGCACAGTCCGCGCCGTACGTCCAGTACGTCCACGCGCGCTGCTGTGGCATCCTCGACGAGGTCGACTCCGTGCCGGAGTCGGTCGACGCCAGCGTCCTCGAACGCGAGGAGTCACGCGACCTGCTCCGTGTCATCGCACGGTTCCCCGGCGTCATCGACGAGGCCGCGGACGACCTCGAACCCCACACCGTCGCGACCTACACCCGCGAGTTCGCGGAGACGTTCAACGCCTTCTACCGCGAGTGCCGGGTGCTCGGCGCAGAGGACGAGGCGGTGCGTGACGCGCGCATCGCGCTGGTCGCAGCCGCACGGCATACGATCGCGAACGCACTCTCGGCGCTGGGCGTGGCCGCGCCGCGCTCGATGTGA
- the minD gene encoding cell division ATPase MinD, with protein MNTQETVYAIASGKGGVGKTTTTVNLGTALAGAGNRVVIVDVDLGMANLAGFVSLSPEDTTLHQVLAGEADVTEATYELADGIWAVPSGIELDSYASVKTENLRDVVTELREQFDYVLLDVGAGVSHETVLPLGLADAVVLVSTPEPASVQDAQKTCDLADRAGGTIAGLVLTRTRPSGDIDHEGIAEKLDVPLLVTIPEDPTVRESVYAGTPLVVHDPKSPASRAYRYLAARLVGEADPEDRPTFEAPTQSRSQAPSSGGREDDSGEDEASAASEDDVSAAISEIDADSETDGGQPRIDIPDAESDT; from the coding sequence ATGAACACGCAGGAGACGGTGTACGCCATCGCCAGCGGCAAAGGCGGCGTGGGCAAGACCACGACGACGGTGAACCTGGGCACTGCGCTCGCGGGGGCGGGCAACCGCGTCGTGATCGTCGACGTCGACCTGGGCATGGCGAACCTGGCCGGATTCGTGAGCCTCTCGCCGGAGGACACGACGCTCCACCAGGTCCTCGCTGGCGAGGCCGACGTGACGGAGGCGACGTACGAGCTCGCGGACGGGATCTGGGCGGTCCCGAGCGGTATCGAGCTCGACAGCTACGCGTCCGTCAAGACGGAGAACCTCCGGGACGTCGTGACGGAACTCCGCGAGCAGTTCGACTACGTCCTCTTGGACGTCGGTGCCGGCGTCAGCCACGAGACGGTGCTCCCGCTCGGGCTGGCCGACGCCGTCGTGCTCGTCTCGACGCCCGAGCCGGCATCGGTACAGGACGCCCAGAAGACCTGTGACCTGGCCGACCGGGCCGGCGGCACCATCGCCGGACTCGTCCTCACCCGCACGCGGCCGTCGGGCGACATCGACCACGAGGGAATCGCGGAGAAACTCGACGTCCCGCTGCTGGTCACCATCCCCGAGGACCCGACGGTGCGGGAGAGCGTCTACGCGGGGACGCCGCTGGTCGTCCACGACCCCAAGAGCCCCGCCTCCCGGGCGTACCGCTACCTCGCGGCGCGCCTCGTCGGTGAGGCCGACCCCGAGGACAGACCGACGTTCGAGGCACCGACGCAGTCCCGTTCGCAAGCACCGTCGAGCGGTGGACGCGAGGACGACAGCGGGGAGGACGAGGCCAGCGCCGCGAGCGAGGACGACGTCTCCGCCGCCATCTCCGAGATCGACGCCGACTCCGAGACGGACGGTGGCCAGCCACGCATCGACATCCCCGACGCCGAGTCCGATACGTAG
- the prf1 gene encoding peptide chain release factor aRF-1, with protein MSQQEGEESDRKKYEFRRVIEELDDYEGSGTQLVTIYVPEDRRISDVVAHVTQEHSEASNIKSKQTRTNVQDALTSIKDRLRYYDNPPENGMVLFSGAVNSGGGQTDMVTKVLESPPQSVESFRYHCDSAFLTEPLEHMLADKGLYGLIVLDRREANVGWLRGKRVEPVKSASSLVPGKQRKGGQSAQRFARLRLEAIDNFYQEVAEMANDLFVPERHELQGVLVGGPSPTKDEFLDGDYLHHELQDKVLGKFDVAYTDESGLYDLVDAADDVLADAEIMEDKDLMNEFFKQLHDGNKATYGFEPTRENLVMGSVETLLISEDLRKDVVTYDCPDGTEEYELIDSRKNTPTHTCDDGTEAEVQEREDAIEFLMNIADQRGTETKFISTDFEKGDQLYNAFGGISGLLRYSTGV; from the coding sequence ATGAGTCAGCAGGAGGGCGAGGAGTCCGACCGCAAGAAGTACGAGTTCCGGAGGGTTATCGAGGAACTCGACGACTACGAGGGGTCGGGAACACAGCTCGTCACCATCTACGTCCCCGAGGACCGGCGGATCAGCGACGTGGTCGCCCACGTCACACAGGAGCATAGCGAGGCGTCCAACATCAAGTCGAAGCAGACCCGCACGAACGTCCAGGACGCGCTCACCAGCATCAAGGACCGGCTGCGGTACTACGACAACCCGCCCGAGAACGGCATGGTGCTGTTCTCCGGCGCGGTCAACTCCGGCGGCGGCCAGACCGACATGGTCACGAAGGTGCTCGAATCGCCGCCCCAGTCCGTCGAGTCGTTCCGCTACCACTGCGACTCGGCGTTCCTCACCGAGCCGCTGGAGCACATGCTCGCGGACAAGGGCCTCTACGGCCTCATCGTGCTCGACCGGCGCGAGGCCAACGTCGGCTGGCTCCGGGGCAAGCGCGTCGAGCCCGTCAAGTCCGCCTCCTCGCTCGTCCCGGGCAAGCAGCGCAAGGGTGGCCAGTCCGCCCAGCGTTTCGCCCGCCTCCGTCTCGAGGCAATCGACAACTTCTACCAGGAGGTCGCGGAGATGGCGAACGACCTGTTCGTCCCCGAGCGCCACGAGCTCCAGGGTGTGCTCGTCGGTGGTCCCTCCCCGACGAAGGACGAGTTCCTCGACGGCGACTACCTCCACCACGAGCTCCAGGACAAGGTGCTGGGCAAGTTCGACGTGGCCTACACCGACGAGTCCGGCCTCTACGACCTCGTCGACGCCGCCGACGACGTGCTCGCCGACGCGGAGATCATGGAGGACAAGGACCTGATGAACGAGTTCTTCAAGCAGCTCCACGACGGCAACAAGGCCACATACGGCTTCGAGCCCACCCGCGAGAACCTCGTCATGGGGTCGGTCGAGACGCTGCTCATCTCCGAGGACCTCCGCAAAGACGTCGTCACCTACGACTGCCCCGACGGCACCGAGGAGTACGAGCTCATCGACTCCCGCAAGAACACGCCGACCCACACCTGCGACGACGGCACCGAGGCCGAGGTGCAGGAGCGCGAGGACGCCATCGAGTTCCTCATGAACATCGCCGACCAGCGCGGCACCGAGACGAAGTTCATCTCCACCGACTTCGAGAAGGGCGACCAGCTCTACAACGCCTTCGGCGGCATCTCGGGCCTGCTGCGGTACTCTACGGGAGTCTAA
- a CDS encoding helix-turn-helix transcriptional regulator codes for MVDDLARTLHRRSDLLALLVAEPLAKRELEERVDASRSTIDRGIRDLEAVGLVERTNGGYAATVSGRLAAESRAAHVAELDGVDRAGPLLDLLDDGGELGREMLAGVEVERAEPPSPAAPLERLKETIRRSDRYLGMSAMDTGTGFGQFFHDQVVEEGLDLSFVFTREMAAHLESNLGDKIPPMGQAGFEMCVVDHLPFGLGVGFADDWAMAVVLVYGPSSRLAGILFNENPAAVAWATEVFDRYSARAESRPP; via the coding sequence ATGGTCGACGACCTGGCACGGACGCTGCACCGCCGCAGCGACCTGCTCGCGTTGCTGGTCGCGGAACCGCTCGCCAAACGCGAACTGGAGGAGCGCGTCGACGCCTCCCGGTCCACCATCGACCGGGGCATCCGCGACCTCGAAGCGGTCGGGCTGGTCGAGCGGACGAACGGCGGCTACGCGGCGACCGTCTCGGGCCGGCTCGCTGCGGAGTCACGGGCGGCACACGTCGCCGAACTCGACGGCGTGGACCGCGCCGGGCCGCTGCTCGACCTGCTGGACGACGGCGGCGAACTCGGACGCGAGATGCTGGCCGGCGTCGAGGTCGAGCGGGCCGAACCGCCGTCGCCGGCCGCGCCGCTGGAACGACTGAAGGAGACCATCCGCCGGTCCGACCGCTACCTGGGGATGTCGGCGATGGACACCGGGACGGGTTTCGGTCAGTTCTTCCACGACCAGGTGGTCGAGGAGGGACTCGACCTCTCCTTCGTGTTCACCCGCGAGATGGCCGCTCATCTGGAGTCGAATCTCGGCGACAAGATACCCCCCATGGGGCAGGCCGGCTTCGAGATGTGCGTGGTCGACCACCTCCCGTTCGGTCTCGGCGTCGGCTTCGCCGACGACTGGGCGATGGCCGTAGTCCTCGTCTACGGCCCGTCGTCCAGACTCGCCGGCATCCTGTTCAACGAGAACCCGGCCGCCGTCGCCTGGGCGACCGAGGTGTTCGACAGGTACAGCGCGCGTGCCGAGAGTCGTCCCCCGTAG
- a CDS encoding DUF6276 family protein: MQCSNCRSDTVAFAVPDDVSEFAPGNGSAAAICTSCLNVYAVESPDEDADLTAVSEAFDVDEEAAVEMALVVGLLSSLALNRSKIETLLEHVEDRGVDPMLVLEELEADTGLKPTVAIGRRRSQLEQLMG; this comes from the coding sequence ATGCAATGTTCGAACTGTCGCTCTGATACGGTCGCGTTCGCCGTCCCCGACGACGTCTCCGAGTTCGCACCCGGAAACGGCTCTGCGGCGGCTATCTGCACGTCCTGTCTGAATGTCTATGCCGTCGAGTCGCCCGACGAGGACGCGGACCTCACCGCGGTCAGCGAGGCGTTCGACGTCGACGAGGAGGCCGCCGTCGAGATGGCGCTCGTGGTCGGCCTGCTCTCCTCGCTCGCGCTGAACCGGTCGAAGATCGAGACGCTGCTCGAACACGTCGAGGACCGAGGGGTGGACCCGATGCTCGTCCTCGAGGAGCTGGAGGCCGACACGGGCCTGAAGCCCACGGTCGCCATCGGACGCCGCCGCAGTCAACTCGAACAGCTCATGGGTTGA
- a CDS encoding V-type ATP synthase subunit D, which produces MAKDVKPTRKNLMAIEDRIELSERGHDTLEQKRDGLIMEFMDILDEAQDVRSNLESDYDTAQKKINMARAMEGDVAVRGAAAALKEHPEITTESKNIMGVVVPQIESSKVKKSLGERGYGVLGTSARIDEAAEAYEELLESIILAAEVETAMKKMLTEIETTKRRVNALEFKLLPDLRENQEFIEQKLEEQEREEIFRMKKIKDKKEAEEAELEAEAEREREAVSAD; this is translated from the coding sequence ATGGCCAAGGACGTCAAGCCCACCCGGAAGAACTTGATGGCGATCGAGGACCGCATCGAGTTGTCCGAGCGGGGCCACGACACGCTGGAGCAGAAGCGCGACGGCCTCATCATGGAGTTCATGGACATCCTCGACGAGGCACAGGACGTCCGTTCGAACCTGGAGTCGGACTACGACACCGCCCAGAAGAAGATCAACATGGCCCGTGCCATGGAGGGCGACGTCGCGGTCCGTGGGGCTGCGGCAGCGCTGAAGGAGCACCCGGAGATCACCACCGAGTCGAAGAACATCATGGGCGTGGTCGTCCCGCAGATCGAGTCCTCGAAGGTGAAGAAGTCCCTCGGCGAGCGTGGCTACGGCGTCCTCGGCACGTCCGCCCGCATCGACGAGGCCGCCGAGGCCTACGAGGAACTGCTGGAGAGCATCATCCTCGCCGCGGAGGTCGAGACGGCGATGAAGAAGATGCTCACCGAGATCGAGACGACCAAGCGCCGCGTCAACGCACTGGAGTTCAAGCTCCTGCCCGACCTCCGGGAGAACCAGGAGTTCATCGAGCAGAAGCTCGAGGAGCAGGAGCGCGAGGAGATCTTCCGCATGAAGAAGATCAAGGACAAGAAGGAGGCCGAGGAGGCCGAACTCGAGGCCGAGGCGGAGCGCGAGCGAGAGGCCGTCAGCGCGGACTGA
- a CDS encoding zinc ribbon domain-containing protein, whose translation MCPPTTDDYDDGCPKCGHRETEIDQISTTGSGLSKMFDIQNRRFKVISCVNCGYSELYKGTSDGDLADLFLG comes from the coding sequence ATGTGCCCTCCGACCACAGACGACTACGACGACGGCTGTCCGAAGTGCGGTCACCGCGAGACCGAGATCGACCAGATATCGACGACCGGCTCCGGCCTCTCGAAGATGTTCGACATCCAGAACCGTCGGTTCAAGGTCATCTCCTGTGTGAACTGCGGCTACTCCGAGCTGTACAAGGGGACCTCCGACGGCGACCTCGCCGACCTGTTCCTCGGCTAG
- a CDS encoding ATP synthase subunit B: MKEYQTITEISGPLVFAEVDEDIGYDEIVEIETPNGDIKRGQILESSSGLVAIQVFEGTEGIDTKSSVRFMGETMKMPVTEDLLGRVLDGSGNPIDGGPDIVPDERRDIVGAAINPYAREYPEEFIQTGVSAIDGMNTLVRGQKLPIFSASGLPHNDLALQIARQATVPEEDEGEEDEDGSEFAVVFGAMGITAEEANEFMADFERTGALERSVVFMNLADDPAVERTVTPRLALTTAEYLAFDKGYHVLVILTDMTNYCEALREIGAAREEVPGRRGYPGYMYTDLAQLYERAGRLKGVEGSITQIPILTMPGDDDTHPIPDLTGYITEGQIMMDRDLESQGLKPPINVLPSLSRLMDDGIGEGLTRADHGGVSDQLYAAYAEGRDLRDLVNIVGREALSERDNKYLDFADQFESEFVDQGFDTNRNIDETLNIGWDLLSTLPKTELNRVDEELIEKYYQEDTEAEAVEA, encoded by the coding sequence ATGAAGGAGTATCAGACAATCACGGAGATCAGCGGTCCGCTGGTGTTCGCCGAGGTCGACGAGGACATCGGGTACGACGAGATCGTCGAGATCGAGACCCCGAACGGCGACATCAAGCGCGGTCAGATCCTCGAATCCAGCAGTGGCCTCGTGGCCATCCAGGTGTTCGAGGGGACCGAGGGTATCGACACGAAGTCGTCCGTCCGGTTCATGGGCGAGACGATGAAGATGCCCGTCACCGAGGACCTCCTCGGGCGGGTGCTCGACGGCTCCGGCAACCCCATCGACGGCGGGCCGGACATCGTCCCCGACGAGCGTCGGGACATCGTCGGCGCGGCGATCAACCCGTACGCTCGCGAGTACCCCGAGGAGTTCATCCAGACGGGTGTCTCCGCCATCGACGGCATGAACACGCTGGTGCGCGGCCAGAAGCTGCCGATCTTCTCGGCGTCCGGCCTGCCGCACAACGACCTCGCACTCCAGATCGCCCGGCAGGCGACCGTGCCGGAGGAGGACGAGGGCGAGGAGGACGAGGACGGCTCCGAGTTCGCAGTCGTCTTCGGTGCGATGGGTATCACCGCCGAGGAGGCGAACGAGTTCATGGCCGACTTCGAGCGCACCGGTGCGCTGGAACGCTCCGTCGTCTTCATGAACCTCGCGGACGACCCCGCAGTCGAGCGGACGGTCACGCCGCGGCTCGCACTGACGACCGCGGAGTACCTCGCCTTCGACAAGGGGTACCACGTGCTCGTCATCCTGACGGACATGACCAACTACTGTGAGGCACTGCGCGAGATCGGTGCCGCACGCGAGGAGGTGCCGGGCCGCCGTGGCTACCCCGGCTACATGTACACCGACCTCGCCCAGCTGTACGAGCGCGCCGGTCGCCTGAAGGGCGTCGAGGGCTCCATCACGCAGATCCCCATCCTCACGATGCCGGGTGACGACGACACGCACCCGATCCCGGACCTGACCGGGTACATCACCGAGGGCCAGATCATGATGGACCGCGACCTGGAGAGCCAGGGACTGAAGCCGCCGATCAACGTCCTGCCCAGCCTCTCCCGGCTGATGGACGACGGTATCGGCGAGGGTCTCACCCGTGCGGACCACGGGGGGGTCTCCGACCAGCTCTACGCCGCGTACGCGGAGGGTCGGGACCTGCGCGACCTCGTGAACATCGTCGGTCGCGAGGCGCTGTCCGAGCGTGACAACAAGTACCTCGACTTCGCCGACCAGTTCGAGTCCGAGTTCGTCGACCAGGGCTTCGACACGAACCGCAACATCGACGAGACGCTGAACATCGGCTGGGACCTCCTCTCGACGCTCCCGAAGACGGAGCTCAACCGTGTCGACGAGGAGCTCATCGAGAAGTACTACCAGGAAGACACCGAGGCCGAGGCCGTCGAGGCCTGA
- a CDS encoding ATP synthase subunit A translates to MSQATDSEAVREDGVIESVSGPVVTATDLGAKMNDVVYVGDEGLMGEVIEIEGNLSTIQVYEETSAVAPGEPVENTGEPLSVDLGPGMLDTIYDGVQRPLDVLQEKMNSAFLDRGVDAPGIDLERTWEFEPAVEVGDEVEPGDVVGIVEETVTIDHKVMVPPGSEGGEVTAIEAGNFTVEDTVAELDSGEEIQMRQEWPVRSPRPSADKQTPTTPLISGQRILDGLFPLAKGGTAAIPGPFGSGKTVTQQSLAKFSDADIVVYIGCGERGNEMTEVIDDFPDLPDPQTGNALMARTCLIANTSNMPVAARESCVYTGITIAEFYRDMGYDVALMADSTSRWAEAMREISSRLEEMPGEEGYPAYLAARLSQFYERAGYFENINGTEGSISVIGAVSPPGGDFSEPVTQNTLRIVKTFWALDADLAERRHFPAINWTESYSLYQDQLDPWYRENVAEDYPEVRQWAVDTLDEEGELQEIVQLVGKDALPPDQQLTLEVARYLREAWLQQNAFIEVDQYCPPEKTYGILTAIKHFNDEAFEALDAGVPVEEIQNIDAAPQLNRIATTEDDEAEEFTEELEANITEQLRELY, encoded by the coding sequence ATGAGCCAAGCAACAGATTCGGAGGCCGTTCGCGAGGACGGCGTCATCGAGAGCGTGAGCGGTCCGGTCGTGACCGCCACGGACCTCGGGGCCAAGATGAACGACGTCGTCTACGTCGGTGACGAGGGCCTGATGGGCGAGGTCATCGAGATCGAAGGGAACCTGTCCACGATACAGGTGTACGAGGAGACCTCGGCGGTCGCGCCGGGCGAACCCGTCGAGAACACGGGCGAGCCGCTCTCCGTGGACCTCGGGCCGGGCATGCTGGACACCATCTACGACGGCGTCCAGCGCCCGCTCGACGTTCTGCAGGAGAAGATGAACTCTGCGTTCCTCGACCGCGGTGTCGACGCGCCGGGTATCGACCTGGAGCGGACCTGGGAGTTCGAGCCCGCCGTCGAGGTCGGCGACGAGGTCGAACCTGGGGACGTGGTCGGCATCGTCGAGGAGACCGTCACCATCGACCACAAGGTCATGGTGCCGCCGGGGTCGGAGGGCGGCGAGGTCACCGCCATCGAGGCGGGCAACTTCACCGTCGAGGACACGGTCGCCGAGCTGGACAGCGGCGAAGAGATCCAGATGCGCCAGGAGTGGCCCGTCCGGTCGCCGCGCCCGAGCGCGGACAAGCAGACGCCGACGACGCCGCTGATCTCGGGTCAGCGCATCCTCGACGGCCTGTTCCCGCTCGCGAAGGGCGGGACGGCCGCGATTCCGGGCCCGTTCGGCTCCGGGAAGACCGTCACGCAACAGAGCCTGGCGAAGTTCTCGGACGCGGACATCGTCGTCTACATCGGTTGTGGCGAGCGCGGCAACGAGATGACGGAGGTCATCGACGACTTCCCGGACCTGCCGGACCCCCAGACCGGGAACGCGCTGATGGCCCGGACCTGCCTCATCGCGAACACGTCGAACATGCCGGTGGCGGCGCGTGAGTCCTGTGTGTACACGGGCATCACCATCGCCGAGTTCTACCGCGACATGGGCTACGACGTCGCGCTGATGGCCGACTCCACCTCCCGGTGGGCGGAGGCCATGCGCGAGATCTCCTCCCGGCTGGAGGAGATGCCCGGTGAGGAGGGCTACCCCGCGTACCTCGCCGCGCGCCTCTCGCAGTTCTACGAGCGCGCCGGCTACTTCGAGAACATCAACGGCACCGAGGGCTCGATCTCGGTCATCGGGGCGGTCTCGCCGCCGGGCGGTGACTTCTCCGAGCCGGTCACCCAGAACACGCTGCGCATCGTGAAGACGTTCTGGGCGCTGGACGCCGACCTCGCCGAGCGTCGGCACTTCCCCGCCATCAACTGGACCGAGTCGTACTCGCTGTACCAGGACCAGCTCGACCCCTGGTACCGAGAGAACGTCGCAGAGGACTACCCCGAGGTGCGCCAGTGGGCGGTCGACACCCTCGACGAGGAGGGCGAGCTCCAGGAGATCGTCCAGCTCGTCGGCAAGGACGCCCTGCCGCCGGACCAGCAGCTCACGCTCGAGGTCGCGCGCTACCTGCGCGAGGCGTGGCTCCAGCAGAACGCGTTCATCGAGGTCGACCAGTACTGTCCGCCGGAGAAGACCTACGGGATCCTCACGGCGATCAAGCACTTCAACGACGAGGCCTTCGAGGCACTCGACGCAGGCGTGCCGGTCGAGGAGATCCAGAACATCGACGCGGCACCGCAGCTGAACCGCATCGCGACGACTGAGGACGACGAGGCCGAGGAGTTCACCGAGGAACTCGAAGCCAACATCACGGAGCAGCTCCGGGAGCTGTACTAA
- a CDS encoding V-type ATP synthase subunit F gives MSQEIAVIGSPEFTTGFRLAGVRRFENVTPEEKSEELDDAVRTVAREEGVGIVVMHADDLDYLSRDPRAVVETSVEPTFVTVGGDAGSSGLRQQIKRAIGIDLMEED, from the coding sequence ATGAGCCAGGAGATAGCTGTCATCGGCAGTCCGGAGTTCACGACCGGCTTCCGGCTGGCTGGCGTTCGGCGGTTCGAGAACGTCACGCCGGAGGAGAAGTCGGAGGAGCTGGACGACGCGGTGCGGACGGTCGCACGGGAGGAGGGCGTCGGAATCGTCGTGATGCACGCCGACGACCTCGACTACCTCTCGCGTGACCCACGGGCCGTCGTCGAGACGAGCGTCGAACCGACGTTCGTCACGGTCGGCGGAGACGCCGGGAGCAGCGGACTGCGCCAACAGATCAAGCGTGCCATCGGTATCGACCTGATGGAGGAAGACTGA
- a CDS encoding V-type ATP synthase subunit C translates to MSKSDSGSNPEYVNARVRARRAKLYDDEDYRKLVRMGTSEIARYMEESEYETEMNALGARYSGVDLIEYALNRNLAKHFEDILDWSGGQLYDQLAAYLRKFDAWNLKTILRGVYAGSEREEIEADLIRAGEFDDAFLGRLLELQDIEGIVELCSGTIFGPGLDDALEQYQETQALVPLENAVDRAFYEHLLDEVGTVTDVDSPAALYLEFLQAEIDFRNVRNALRLSRSGADIDPTEYFIEGGRLFDADELSQLVTNTDELVARIRDSAYGDDLSAALNELEEAESLIGFENALDAALTEYADHFSNSFPISVTPVLAYIIAKERETDNIRAIARGKEAGLTEEEIEAELVTI, encoded by the coding sequence ATGAGCAAGAGCGACAGCGGTTCCAATCCGGAGTACGTCAACGCCCGGGTCAGAGCGCGTCGTGCGAAGCTCTACGACGACGAGGACTACCGCAAGCTCGTCCGCATGGGGACCAGTGAGATCGCCCGCTACATGGAGGAGTCCGAGTACGAGACCGAGATGAACGCACTCGGGGCCCGCTACAGCGGCGTCGACCTCATCGAGTACGCGCTCAACCGCAATCTCGCGAAGCACTTCGAGGACATCCTCGACTGGTCGGGCGGGCAGCTGTACGACCAGCTCGCGGCGTACCTGCGGAAGTTCGACGCGTGGAACCTGAAGACGATCCTTCGGGGCGTCTACGCCGGCTCCGAGCGCGAGGAGATCGAGGCCGACCTCATCCGTGCCGGCGAGTTCGACGACGCGTTCCTCGGCCGCCTGCTCGAACTGCAGGACATCGAGGGTATCGTCGAGCTCTGCTCGGGCACCATCTTCGGGCCCGGGCTGGACGATGCACTGGAGCAGTACCAGGAGACGCAGGCCCTGGTCCCGCTCGAGAACGCCGTCGACCGCGCGTTCTACGAGCACCTGCTCGACGAGGTCGGCACGGTGACAGACGTCGACAGCCCGGCCGCGCTCTACCTGGAGTTCCTCCAGGCGGAGATCGACTTCCGGAACGTCCGGAACGCGCTCCGACTCTCGCGCAGCGGGGCCGACATCGATCCCACGGAGTACTTCATCGAGGGCGGTCGGCTGTTCGACGCGGACGAGCTGAGCCAGCTGGTGACGAACACCGACGAGCTCGTCGCACGGATACGCGACAGCGCGTACGGGGACGACCTGTCCGCAGCGCTCAACGAGCTCGAGGAGGCAGAGAGCCTCATCGGGTTCGAGAACGCGCTCGACGCGGCGCTGACCGAGTACGCGGACCACTTCTCGAACTCGTTCCCGATCTCGGTGACCCCGGTCCTCGCGTACATCATCGCGAAGGAACGGGAGACCGACAACATCCGCGCCATCGCACGTGGCAAGGAGGCGGGACTGACGGAGGAGGAAATCGAAGCGGAGCTGGTCACGATATGA